A genome region from Trichosurus vulpecula isolate mTriVul1 chromosome 5, mTriVul1.pri, whole genome shotgun sequence includes the following:
- the KCNJ4 gene encoding inward rectifier potassium channel 4 encodes MNGHSRNGQAHAPRRKRRNRFVKKNGQCNVYFANLSNKSQRYMADIFTTCVDTRWRYMLMIFSAAFLVSWLFFGLLFWCIAFFHGDLDPSPSPASGPAGAGPGGGGSPPPAAAKPCIMHVNGFLGAFLFSVETQTTIGYGFRCVTEECPLAVMAVVVQSIVGCVIDSFMIGTIMAKMARPKKRAQTLLFSHHAVISVRDGKLCLMWRVGNLRKSHIVEAHVRAQLIKPYMTEEGEYLPLDQRDLNVGYDIGLDRIFLVSPIIIVHEIDEESPLYGMGKEELESEDFEIVVILEGMVEATAMTTQARSSYLASEILWGHRFEPVVFEEKSHYKVDYSRFHKTYEVAGTPCCSARELQESKITVLPAPPPPPSAFCYENELALMSQEEDELEEDVAGLGLEGGSKEDGGIIRMLEFGSHLDLERMQSTLPLDNISYRRESAI; translated from the coding sequence ATGAACGGACACAGCCGGAACGGGCAGGCCCACGCCCCCCGGCGGAAACGCCGCAACCGCTTTGTCAAGAAGAATGGCCAGTGCAACGTTTACTTTGCCAACCTCAGCAACAAGTCCCAGCGCTACATGGCCGACATCTTCACCACCTGTGTGGACACACGCTGGAGGTACATGCTCATGATTTTCTCCGCCGCTTTCCTGGTTTCGTGGCTCTTCTTCGGCCTCCTCTTCTGGTGCATTGCCTTCTTCCACGGTGACCTGGACCCCAGTCCATCCCCAGCATCGGGACCTGCTGGAGCAGGTCCCGGGGGAGGCGGGAGCCCACCACCGGCAGCTGCGAAGCCTTGCATCATGCATGTGAACGGCTTCCTGGGAGCCTTTCTCTTCTCGGTGGAGACTCAGACCACCATTGGCTATGGCTTTCGCTGCGTGACGGAGGAGTGTCCGTTGGCTGTCATGGCTGTGGTGGTGCAGTCCATTGTGGGCTGCGTCATTGACTCCTTCATGATCGGCACCATCATGGCCAAGATGGCGCGGCCCAAGAAGCGGGCCCAGACGCTGCTCTTCAGCCACCATGCTGTCATCTCCGTGAGGGACGGCAAGCTGTGCCTCATGTGGAGGGTGGGCAACCTGAGGAAGAGTCACATCGTGGAGGCCCATGTACGGGCCCAACTTATCAAGCCGTACATGACGGAGGAGGGCGAGTACCTGCCCCTGGACCAGCGGGACCTCAATGTGGGCTACGACATTGGGCTGGACCGCATCTTCCTGGTGTCCCCCATCATCATCGTCCACGAGATCGATGAGGAGAGCCCCCTCTATGGCATGGGCAAAGAGGAGCTGGAGTCCGAGGACTTTGAGATTGTGGTCATCCTGGAGGGCATGGTCGAGGCCACAGCCATGACCACCCAGGCCCGCAGCTCCTACCTGGCCAGTGAGATCCTCTGGGGCCACCGCTTCGAGCCCGTGGTCTTTGAGGAGAAGAGCCACTACAAGGTGGACTACTCACGTTTCCATAAGACCTACGAGGTGGCTGGCACACCCTGTTGCTCAGCCCGGGAGCTCCAGGAAAGCAAGATCACGGTCCTTCCTGCCCCGCCGCCACCACCCAGTGCCTTCTGCTATGAGAATGAGCTGGCACTCATGAGCCAGGAGGAAGATGAACTAGAGGAGGACGTGGCTGGCTTGGGGCTGGAGGGCGGCTCCAAGGAAGATGGGGGCATCATTCGCATGTTAGAGTTTGGGAGCCACCTGGATTTGGAGAGGATGCAGTCCACCTTACCCCTTGACAACATCTCCTACCGCCGGGAGTCGGCCATCTGA